A portion of the Pseudarthrobacter defluvii genome contains these proteins:
- a CDS encoding IclR family transcriptional regulator: MADSQPSASSDKPGAASPAPAVTRAAAVLDALAASATGRLTLSDLSREVGIPKSSTSNLLLALEEARLISRQGAEFTLGRKLVELGAAYLGRMDEVQEFYRYCEQASVLSRETVRIAMLDGTNVIYLARYEGHPAVRLTSNIGDKMPVSLCAVGKALIARLRDHDLEEMFPDDAELPVLTPKSLRTGAELKAQLKEIREQGYAFEDEESTTGVVCLAVSVPTRGAHGPSLGLSVTALKATYTPEQGSQMVKELQELAHSLGNPMG; this comes from the coding sequence ATGGCCGATTCCCAACCTTCCGCTTCCTCCGACAAGCCGGGAGCCGCCTCGCCGGCGCCGGCAGTCACCCGGGCAGCGGCCGTGCTGGACGCCCTCGCCGCCTCTGCCACCGGCCGGCTGACACTGAGCGACCTCTCGCGCGAGGTGGGAATTCCAAAGTCATCCACCTCCAACCTCCTGCTGGCACTGGAGGAGGCGCGCCTGATCAGCAGGCAGGGCGCTGAGTTCACCCTGGGCCGGAAGCTGGTGGAACTGGGCGCCGCCTATCTTGGGCGCATGGACGAGGTGCAGGAGTTTTACCGCTACTGCGAGCAGGCCTCCGTCCTGTCCCGCGAGACGGTCCGGATCGCAATGCTGGACGGTACCAACGTCATTTACCTGGCCCGGTACGAGGGCCATCCCGCCGTGCGGCTCACGTCCAACATCGGTGACAAGATGCCGGTGTCCCTGTGCGCCGTGGGCAAGGCCCTGATCGCGCGGCTGCGTGACCATGACCTGGAGGAAATGTTCCCGGACGACGCCGAACTGCCGGTCCTCACGCCGAAATCCCTGCGCACAGGCGCGGAGCTCAAGGCACAGCTGAAAGAGATCCGCGAGCAGGGTTATGCCTTCGAGGATGAGGAGTCAACCACCGGGGTGGTGTGCCTCGCCGTTTCCGTTCCCACCCGCGGAGCCCACGGACCCAGTTTGGGCCTGTCCGTAACGGCATTGAAGGCCACCTACACGCCCGAGCAGGGCTCGCAGATGGTCAAGGAACTGCAGGAACTGGCCCACTCCCTGGGCAACCCGATGGGTTAG